The window GGAAGATGAAACCACCTAAGAAACGTACAAAGTAGAACGGGTAAGAAGCTTCTACAGATTCTACGAAGCTGTAAGTCAATGTACCGTCAGAGTTAACTGCACGCCACATCAGACCTTGCATCACACCAGAGATCCACATTGCAACAATGTAGAAAACTGTACCAATCGTTGCTAACCAGAAGTGAACATTGATTAGAGATACAGAGTACATACGCTCTTGACCAAATAGTTTAGGAACTAAGTGGTAAACCGAACCGATTGAAACCATTGCAACCCAACCTAACGCACCAGAGTGAACGTGACCGATAGTCCAGTCCGTGTAGTGAGATAGTGCATTAACCGTTTTGATTGCCATCATTGGGCCTTCGAAAGTCGACATGCCGTAGAATGATAGAGAAACGATTAGGAAACGTAGGATTGGGTCGTAGCGAAGCTTATGCCACGCGCCAGATAGAGTCATAATACCGTTGATCATGCCACCCCAAGAAGGAGCAAACAGAACCAAAGACATAACCATACCTAGAGACTGAGTCCAGTCTGGAAGTGCAGTGTAGTGTAGGTGGTGAGGACCAGCCCATATATACAGAGACACAAGAGCCCAGAAGTGGACAATTGACAAACGGTAAGAGTAAACAGGGCGACCAGCTTGTTTAGGAACGAAGTAATACATCATACCTAGGAAACCAGCTGTCAATAGGAAGCCTACCGCATTGTGTCCGTACCACCATTGCACCATTGCATCGATCGCTCCGGAATAAATCGAGTAAGACTTAAACGCAGATACAGGAACAGCCAGGCTGTTAACGATGTGCAACACGGCAACCGTGATGATGAAGGCTCCGAAGAACCAGTTAGCTACATAAATGTGCGATGTCTTACGCTTAATCATAGTTCCGAAGAACACGACCGCATAAGCTACCCACACAAGAGTAATAGCAATATCGATTGGCCATTCAAGTTCTGCGTATTCTTTACCAGAGGTTAAACCTAACGGTAAAGTAATTGCAGCGGACAGGATAATCGCTTGCCAACCCCAAAAGGTAAAGGCTACGAGAGGGCCACCAAAGAGACGCGTCTGACAGGTACGTTGCACAACATAATATGATGTTGCAAACAGCGCACTTGTACCGAACGCAAAAATAACCGCATTAGTATGCAGGGGACGTAAACGACTGTACGTCAGCCACGGCGTATCAAAGTTTAGCTGTGGCCAAACTAATTGAGCGGCAATCAAAACACCAACGCCCATACCGACAATACCCCACAAAATTGTAACAAGGGTAAATTGACGGACGACCGTATAGTTGTAGTTTTGTTCAAGCTGCTTTTCTTGGCTCATTTGCATGCTTCCAATTTCTTATTTACTACACTTTACTTCCAACACGACTCACGTCGTAATGCCACCCAAATTAGAAAAGGAAATTCAGCCTATTCAGGGCTTTATTTCCACTTGCTGATTTTGAAAAAAAGTGGCATTTTCAACGCGACACTATACTTGAATTAACAAATCAATGACAGAGTAGTAACCTTACGCTTGGTCTGGAATTGGATTTTTATTTAAAAACTTTGAACTTTGTAACAAGGAGTAAAGATTATAATGGCGGCACAAAAGCTAACAAAAGGCAGGCTTGTTCAAATTATCGTCATGTTGGTTATTTTAATAGCGGCATTTACTTGGAGAACAGTGACATACGACCAAAACGAGACGATAAACTGTATAGTTTCAAAACCTTGTCAAATTACTATTGATAAACATAATGTTTTAATTTCGGACAATAACCTAGGCTATTTAATCGAAACATCTAAAACTGGCAAATTTATCATTAGCTATGATGAGAACGGAATTCTTGAGGAAAATAAAGCCTTAAATTGGGCGTTAAAAACGACCGATAAAGCCTCATCAATAACCATCACATTTCCACAACAGAGTGGCACATATTTGGTCAACATTTCCAAAGAATAACAGGGCGTGTAAATCACTCTTACCGCAGTTTGTTGATAGAAATATGTACTAAATCAGTAAAACTTAGTGCATAAAAGTGTTATAAATAGATTATTCATAAAGTATTCAGAAATCTATGAAATTTCTATCAAAAGTCTCTTATTCCTTAGACGATAAAATTGCGGTAGATGAGTTACTCTCTGGAGTTGAGACCCCAGAACAAATAGCTTGTCTCATTTGCTACTGTACAGAAGAGTATTCCACACTCGCTGTTCAGCGATATTTGGTAGACGCTCTTCCGAATACTCCTATCCACGGATGCACCACTTGCCACGGCATCATGACAGAAACTGGATTCCATTCAGGCCCCGTCATTGGCGTTCTTATCATCTATGATTCAGGGATCAATGCCTACGGAACCGGCATTGAGCACTTTTCTGACTCTATAGAAGCAAGTACCTTTCGAGCTATCGACAAAGCACTTAGAAATGCAAATAGAGAAGGTGAGATACCTGACTTGATCTTACTTCATTCCACTCCTGGTAATGAAGAGAAAGTAATGGCGGCTATCGATACGAAATTTGGCACAGAAGTGCCTATTGTTGGTGGTAGCGCGGCAGACAATCAGGTTTCAGGAAATTGGAGCATATTCAACGAAGAATCACTCTCTATTAATGGCGTATCGTTAACCGTCATATTTGCATCGCAATCAATATATTCATCGCTAAGCTCAGGGCATACGCCGACTCAATTTTCAGGTACCGTCACCAAAGTAAGAAATCGAATATTGTTAGAGATCGACCATAGGCCTGCGACCACCGTTTATAATGAATGGACTAATTTTCATTTAGGTGGCAGTGATGATGGGTATATTTTTGAAAAGTCGACAGTTTATCCATTAGGCCGAAAGGTCGGCTCTTCTTACGACTACCCATATTTCAAGCTATCGCATTCGATCAGAGAAACTGAGTGTAACGGTATCGAATTGTTCACTGATATAAATGAAGGTGACACCATCTATTTGATGCAAGGCTCTAAGCAACAACTGATCAGTCGTGCCGCTAACATCATTCCTTCTTCTTATTATAATGACATGGACCTTGAAGAAAAATTAGGGGCTATCAACATATTCTGTGCAGGACCAATGCTGCACCTAAAACAAGATATGGATGAGGTATGTAACCAGATAAATCAGGCGCTTAACGGCCTCCCATACATATGTCCTTTTACTTTTGGCGAGCAAGGAAGGCTCTCTGGTGGGGAAAACGCGCACGGAAATTTGATGGTATCCTCAGCAACGTTTTATAGGTTAAAAAAGTAATGAGTTCCGAAGGTCAAGAAGCGCTGCAAGAAGCTCGCATTGAACTACAAAAACTAAAACTCCGTGAACGAAAACTCGCTGAAGAGAATAGGGTGATCTTGTCAACTATCTCTGCGATCAGTAAAGCGGGTAACATTTCCGAGATATTCTCTAGCTTGGAGTATGTCCTCAAAAAATACATCAAATTCGATGACTTTATTGTGGTTTCAAGGGTAGGGAACGACGGTGCTTTCAAAACCCTGCTAACCAATAACAAAGTCTTTGAACAAATGAACTGGAACGATTGTGGCAAGCTTTCGCGTGTCATCAATGGAGAATGCGCCATCCTTTTTGAACCCAAATCTCTGGGTGAATTCAACTCTTTGCATCCCATTGTTCTCGACCAAATTAACTCTGTTCTGATCACCGGTCTAGATAGTGGACTGACCCAATCCGTCATTATCTTTATCCATTCCAACACCAAGCACTTCAGCATTGAAACCAAAGCAACCTTAAATCGTTTCCGTCCTCTTATTGAACGAGCAGTTTTCGATATTGAGAACAAAGAAAAGCTTGAAGCAACGGTAAGAGAGCGAACCGCAGAGCTAGTAAACGCGAGAAAGGAAGCAGAAGAAGCTAACAAAGCGAAGTCTGAGTTTCTAGCTATGATGAGTCATGAACTCAGAACACCGTTGAACGCCATTATTGGACTTATTGACACGCTAAAATCCACCGAGCTAACTGAAGAACAGCAATCTATACTGCTTAATATGAGTACATCGTCTGAACTTTTGTTGGCAATTATCAGTGACGTGTTGGATTTCTCTAAGATTGAATCTGGATGTTTCTCATTAGCTCCTCAGTGGAATAACGTAAGAGACACTGTAACTTTTGTTTTATCGGAACAAAGAAAAGCCGCAGACAGCAAGGGATTAGCCTTAACAGTGACAACCGATATCCCTGAAGATGAGCTTCATTATATCGACCAGAGCCGCTTAGCGCAGATCCTCTTTAATTTGATTGGCAATGCCATCAAGTTTACCGAGCGTGGACACGTACATGTATCGATCAAGTATCAGCAAAGCTCGTTCAATATAACAGTAGAAGATTCTGGAATTGGAATCAGCGCCCAACAGCTTTCGTCATTATTCAGTCCGTTTGTTCAAGCTGATAGTACGATTACCAGAAGGTTTGGTGGCACAGGTTTAGGATTAGCGATCACCAAACGTCTTGTTGAATTAATGCGAGGTCGAATCTTTGTAAACAGCGAACTAGGACAAGGCTCTAAATTCGAAGTGCAATTACCAGTTTCAACAAGAGTCGTCTGTGACAAGACAAACAGACAAAATGAACTGCAGATTCAAGAAGAACCAAGAAGTCGATACTCAGTATTGGTTGTAGAAGACAATCCAACCAATCAAATGGTCATAAAGTTAATCTTAACGCGACAAGGGCATGACGTATTTATCGCGAGTAATGGAGCAGAAGCCATTGGCTTTATTGAACAAGGCAGCGATGCAATCGACATTATCTTAATGGATGTGTCGATGCCGGTAATGGATGGATTGACCACAACCAAATACATGAGAGATGCAAACATCCAAACACCAATTGTCGCACTAACGGCACACACATCAGTAGAAGATAGATTTTCTTGCTTAGATGTTGGCATGAATGATTTCGTGACCAAGCCAATAAGAACCAAAGAAATTACAGAAGCAATTGATAGGCTCATGCTTGAAGTCTAATAAACATATTCTGAATCGAAGATTAGGATATATGTTTATTAGGTATTTTATGGTAAATAGCCTTACTGTTAAATAGAACACCGGAAAAGCACTAAAAAGAGAGGCAGGGCATCAAATAAAGATACCTGCCTTACAAATACCGAACTTCATTTAACATAATATACATAATACGCACTAATATAGTAATAAATTATAATCTTTTCAAGTTGTTATCTATGGTCGTTTTTTGCTTATCTAGGCGC of the Vibrio lentus genome contains:
- the ccoN gene encoding cytochrome-c oxidase, cbb3-type subunit I — its product is MQMSQEKQLEQNYNYTVVRQFTLVTILWGIVGMGVGVLIAAQLVWPQLNFDTPWLTYSRLRPLHTNAVIFAFGTSALFATSYYVVQRTCQTRLFGGPLVAFTFWGWQAIILSAAITLPLGLTSGKEYAELEWPIDIAITLVWVAYAVVFFGTMIKRKTSHIYVANWFFGAFIITVAVLHIVNSLAVPVSAFKSYSIYSGAIDAMVQWWYGHNAVGFLLTAGFLGMMYYFVPKQAGRPVYSYRLSIVHFWALVSLYIWAGPHHLHYTALPDWTQSLGMVMSLVLFAPSWGGMINGIMTLSGAWHKLRYDPILRFLIVSLSFYGMSTFEGPMMAIKTVNALSHYTDWTIGHVHSGALGWVAMVSIGSVYHLVPKLFGQERMYSVSLINVHFWLATIGTVFYIVAMWISGVMQGLMWRAVNSDGTLTYSFVESVEASYPFYFVRFLGGFIFLSGMFLLAYNTYKTVSAPKDSLKAIPQPA
- a CDS encoding FIST signal transduction protein → MKFLSKVSYSLDDKIAVDELLSGVETPEQIACLICYCTEEYSTLAVQRYLVDALPNTPIHGCTTCHGIMTETGFHSGPVIGVLIIYDSGINAYGTGIEHFSDSIEASTFRAIDKALRNANREGEIPDLILLHSTPGNEEKVMAAIDTKFGTEVPIVGGSAADNQVSGNWSIFNEESLSINGVSLTVIFASQSIYSSLSSGHTPTQFSGTVTKVRNRILLEIDHRPATTVYNEWTNFHLGGSDDGYIFEKSTVYPLGRKVGSSYDYPYFKLSHSIRETECNGIELFTDINEGDTIYLMQGSKQQLISRAANIIPSSYYNDMDLEEKLGAINIFCAGPMLHLKQDMDEVCNQINQALNGLPYICPFTFGEQGRLSGGENAHGNLMVSSATFYRLKK
- a CDS encoding ATP-binding protein; translated protein: MSSEGQEALQEARIELQKLKLRERKLAEENRVILSTISAISKAGNISEIFSSLEYVLKKYIKFDDFIVVSRVGNDGAFKTLLTNNKVFEQMNWNDCGKLSRVINGECAILFEPKSLGEFNSLHPIVLDQINSVLITGLDSGLTQSVIIFIHSNTKHFSIETKATLNRFRPLIERAVFDIENKEKLEATVRERTAELVNARKEAEEANKAKSEFLAMMSHELRTPLNAIIGLIDTLKSTELTEEQQSILLNMSTSSELLLAIISDVLDFSKIESGCFSLAPQWNNVRDTVTFVLSEQRKAADSKGLALTVTTDIPEDELHYIDQSRLAQILFNLIGNAIKFTERGHVHVSIKYQQSSFNITVEDSGIGISAQQLSSLFSPFVQADSTITRRFGGTGLGLAITKRLVELMRGRIFVNSELGQGSKFEVQLPVSTRVVCDKTNRQNELQIQEEPRSRYSVLVVEDNPTNQMVIKLILTRQGHDVFIASNGAEAIGFIEQGSDAIDIILMDVSMPVMDGLTTTKYMRDANIQTPIVALTAHTSVEDRFSCLDVGMNDFVTKPIRTKEITEAIDRLMLEV